The following is a genomic window from Miltoncostaea oceani.
GTCCCCGGCCCCGCCCGGGACCTGCGGCGCATCCTGTTCTGGGCGATGTCGGAGCACGGCTTCACCGCCTACGCCGAGGAGTGGTGGCACTACGACCACGGCGACCAGTTCTGGGCGCTCGCGACCGGCCGCCCCGCCCACTACGGCGCCGCCGACCCCCCGGGGTAGGCCGGAAGGTCGAGGGGGATCCCTCACGCGCCGACCGCGGCCCCGGCACTAGCGTCGGGCCGCAACGGTGGCCAGTGAGGGGAGCGCGAGCGATGAGTGCCCGGCACGACGAGCGGTGGACCTCCGCGTCCCGCGACGAGGCGCGCGAGGAGCCGGTCCTCGACCGGCTGGGTCCCCCCGGCTGGCGGGAGTTCACCGCCGCCCGCCACCGGTTCGAGACGACCCTCGCGGTCCAGGGGCTGGAGCGCGCGTTCGCGCGGAACGGAGCCGCCGACGCGCCCCGCCGGCGCGCCGACCCGTGACCCTCACCGGCGCCGTCGCGCGCTACCACGACGCCTGGAACGACCACGACGCCGCGGCCTGCGCGGGCTGCTTCACCCCTGACGGCGTCCGCACGTGGTTCGTCCGCCCGCCGGGGTCCGCCCCGGGCGACCCCTTCCCGACCTTCACCGGGCGCCCGGCGATCGCCGAGGGGATCGCGGACTTCCTGCAGGGGGTGCCGGACCTCGTGCTCGAGGTCGACGCCCTGAGCGAGGGGAGCGACGAGAGGGTGTGGACAGAGTGGCGGGTGACCGGCACCCTGGGCGCGGCGTGGAGCGACCCCGCGGCGCGCGGACGCACCCTCGACCTCGTGGGGGTGTCGGTCTTCCGTGTGGCGCCCGGCGGCCTCGCCGAGGAGCGCGTCTACTGGGACTCCGTGCTGCTGACACCGGGGTCGGAGCGCGCCTTCACCGCCTGAGCGCCCCGGTCGCGACGTGGCGCGCCAGCTCGGTGCGGGACCGCACGCCGAGTTTGCGGTAGATGCTCCCGAGGTGGCGCTCGACCGTCTTCTCCGAGAGGAAGAGGCGGCCGGCGACCTCCCTGTTGGTCGCGCCCTCGGCGACCGCGAGGGCGATCTGCAGCTCCCGCGGCGACAGATCCTCGCCGGGGCGCCCCCCCGCGCGCGGTCGCAGGCGGGCGCCGCTCGCGGCGATCTCCTCGCGCGCCTGGCGCGACCACGGCTGGGCGCCGAGGTCCTCGAAGACCGCCAGCGCCCGCTCGAGGTGCATCCGCGCGTCCGTCCGGCGTCCCGCGCGCCGCAGGCGGGCGCCGTACGCGAGCTCGGTGCGCGCCCGGTCGAACGGGAGGGGGAGGCGCCCGTGCAGCCGGAGGGCCTCGCCGAAGTGGCGGTCGAGGTCGTCATCGATGAGCCCGCGGCACCGGTGGGTCACCGCCAGCGCCCAGACGCCGCCGGTGCGGTGGGCCTGCTCGGACAGGGTCGCGAGCACCCGGCGGGCGTCGTGGACGCGCCCCGCACGCACGTAGGCCTCCACCAGATCCGGCTGCCACGGGACCGTGGCGGGCTCCGCGAGTCCGTGCCGCAGTGTGTCCGCCTCCAACCGGGCCAGGTCCCCGACGGCCCGCTGCGGGTCGCCCTCCCCGAGCGAGGCGAAGCCCAGGGCGGCGCGGGCGTAGGTCTCCGCCGACGCGACGCGCAGCCGTTCCGCGACCTCCAGGGTCTCGGACGCCCGCCGGCGCGCGTCGTCGGTCAGGCCCAGGCCCCCCTCGACGCAGGCCAGGGACGCCGCGGCGTACCCCGACGGACCCATCTGACCCGTCTCGGCGAGCAGGGCGAGCGCCTCCTCGCCGCGGGACCGGGCACGGCCCCATCGCCCGAGGCGGAAGTCCATCTCGCACCCGAAGGCCAGCACGAAGCCGAGGAACCCCACGGCGGCGGATGCCCTTCCCTGATCGATCCACTGATCCAGTCGTGCATCGGTCACCTCGTAGTCGCCGAGCCAGCCGCGCCAGGACGCCGACAGGACGACCATCTGGCCGACGGGCGAGGTGACGTCGACCTCCGCCGTGAGGACGTCGAAGCGCTCGAGCAGGGGGCGCGCGGCCCTCGCCTGGCCGCGGAGGACGAGCGTCCCGGCCAGGTATCCGACGAGGCTGGGCACGCGGGTGGGCCCCTCGGGATCGATGGCGAAGGCCTGCCGCGCGACGGCGAGCGCGGTGTGGCAGTCCCCCGCGATCGTCCGGGTGAGCACCGCGTCGGCGAGCATCGCGGCGGCCGCCGTCGGCGAGCGGGCCGCCTCGTGCCGGGCCCCCTCGACGAGGGTGCGGAAGGCGCCGTCCAGGTCCCCGGCGAGCAGGGTGACCAATCCGCGCAGATGGGTCGCGGCGGCTCCGCCGTCGCGCGCGCCCTCGAGCAGGGAGAGGCTCCACGCCGGGCGTCCGGCGGCCATCGCGAGCTCCGTCGCCCGGAGGCGGCGCGCCGTCGCCGCCGCGGGGTCGCGCGAGAGCGCCGCGGCCCTCTCCAGGGCACCTGCGGCGGCCGAGTACGCCGTGCGCGCGGCGGCCGCCATGGCCGCCTGCTCGAGGGCGGCCGCGGCCTCCTCGTCGGGACCCAGGGTCGCCTCGGCCAGGTGCCATGCGCGCGCCTCCGCGTCGGAGGCGGGATCGAGCGCGTCCGCGATCGCGCGATGCGCCGCGCGCCGCTCGGCGGGCGTGGCCAGCTCGCGAACCACCGACCGGAGCACGGGATGCCGCATGCGGGCGGTGCCGCCGGCGATGACCACCAGCCCGGCCGCCTCCGCCGTGGCGAGGTCCTCCCGGCGTCCGCCCTCCCGCGCGAGGGCGGCGTCGAGCGCGGAGGACCCGGCGTCCTCGCTGATCGCCACCATGAGGCACGCACGCCGTGCCGGCGCGGGCAGCCGGGCGAGCAGGCTCCGGTAGCTGCGCACGAGGGCCTCGCCCGCCCGCGGCGGCCGCGGCGGCGCCCTGACGCCGGCCCGTTCGTCCTCGTCGAGGCCGCGGGGCAGCTCGACGAGCGCGAGCGGGTTGCCGCCCGCGTCGTCGAGGAGCGTCCGGAGCAGGGACTCGTCCGCCCCGGGGAGCGCCGCCCGCAGGAGCCTCCGAGACGACGCCTCGTCCAGTGGCCCCAGCGCGATCTCGTCGATCCCCCCGATGTCGAGGTCGTCGTGCGGGGCACGACGCGAGGTGGCGACGATCGCCACCGGATCGTCCCCGAGCCGCCGTGCGCAGAACAGCAGGGCCTCGCGGCTGGGGACGTCGAGCCAGTGGACGTCATCGACCAGGACGAGGAGCGGGGCCTCAGCGGCGACGACCTCGAGGAGGCCGAGGGCCGCCGCGTACGCCGCGAAGCGGTCCGGCACCGCCGGGGGGCCGAGGGCCATCGCCGCCTCGATCGCCGTGCGCTGCGCCGGCGGGAGGGCGCCACGCCGGTCGAGGACGGGTCGGAGCACGTCCGCGAGTCCGGCGAACGCGAGGCTGGCCTCGGACTCGACCCCGCGCGCCGAGAGCGCGCGGACGCCGGTCGCCGCGCTGCGCAGGTCGTCGAGCAGCGCCGTCTTGCCGATTCCCGGCTCTCCGCGGATCACCACCGCCGCCCCGCGCCCGCGGCGGATGTCCGCGAGGACCTCGCGGAGTCGCGCCCGCTCCCCATCCCGGCCGATGAGCACGCCCCGATGATCCGACCTCCAACCCCCTCCTGTCGAGATCCGCATGCCGGAACGTGCGCGTCGCGAGACGATCGGCCGGGTGGGCCCGTCCGCCGCGCCGGCGGGCCGCGGGTAACATCGGAGCGGTGACCACCTCCCCCCCGGAGGCCGCACCGCGGGCGGCGGGCCTCGGGCTGATCCCGGCCCTCCTGAGCTTCGTGCGCTTCTCGCACACGATTTTCGCGCTGCCCTTCGCGCTGGCCTCGGCCGTCCTCGCCCGCCTCGAGGTCCCCGCCGCCGCGACGCTCGGGTGGATCCTCCTCGCGATGGTCGGGGCCCGCACCCTCGCGATGGCCCTGAACCGCGTCATCGACGCCGACATCGACGCCGCCAACCCGCGCACCGCGTCCCGCGAGCTGCCGTCGGGCCGCCTCGCGCTCGGCCAGGTCGCCGGGCTCTGCGCCGTCAGCCTGGCGATGCTGCTCGTCGCCGTCTCCCAGCTCCCCGAGGAGACGTGGGTGCTGTGGCCCGTCCCCGTCGCCGCCTTCGTGCTCTACCCCCTCGCCAAGCGGGTGACGTGGGCCTGCCACCTCGCGCTCGGCCTCACCATCGGGATCGCGCCGATGGGGGCGTGGCTCGCCGTCACCGGCGACCTCGGCGCGGCGCCCGTCATGCTCGGCCTCGGGGTCGCCCTCTGGATCGCGGGCTTCGACATCATCTACGCGCTCCTCGACGTCGACTTCGACCGCTCACACGGCGTCCACTCCGTCCCCGCGCGCTTCGGCGAGGCGCGCGCGCTCTGGGTCACCCGCGGGCTGCACGCCGGGGCGATCGCCCTGCTCGCCGCCGCGGGCGCCGCCGCCGGCGCCGGGTGGTGGTACGCCGTCGGCGTCGCCCTCTGCGCCCTCGTGCTCCTCTACGAGAACGCGATCGTCCGGCCCGGCGACACCCGCCGCGTGCAGGCGGCCTTCGCGCAGTCGAACGGGCTGCTCGCCGTCGTCTTCCTGGCCTTCACCCTCGCCGACGTCACGCTCTAGATGACCGGTCCGCCGGCCGAGCTGGTGCGGGCGACCGGTCTGGTGAAGCGCTTCGGGGACCGGACCGCCGTCGACCGGGTCGGCCTGGCCGTCGCCGGCGGCGAGTGCCTCGCGGTGCTCGGCCCGAACGGCGCCGGCAAGAGCACGCTGCTGCGGATGGTCGCCACGCTCCTGCGTCCCGAGGCGGGGGAGGTCGAGGTCTGCGGGCACCCCCTCCCGGCGCGCGCCAACCGCGCCCGTGCCGAGATCGGCTACCTCGGGCACGACCCCATGGTCTACCTCGACCTCACCGCGCGGCAGAACCTCGAGCTCTACGCCGACCTCTTCGGCCTGGACGACGCCCGCGACCGGGTCGACCGGGGCCTCGACCGGGTCGGTCTGCTCGCCCGATCATTCGACCCCGTCCGAACGTTCAGCCGCGGGATGGCGCAACGCCTCGGCCTCGCGCGGGCCCTCCTGCACGAGCCGCGGGTGCTGCTGCTCGACGAGCCCTACTCGGGCCTCGACGCCGCCGGCGCCCGCCTGCTCGACGCCGTCCTGGCCGACCTCGGCGACGACCGCGCCGCGATCATCGTCACCCACGAGGTCGAGCGGGGCGTCGCCCTCGCCGGCAGCGTGCTCGTGATGCGGGCCGGGCGGACGGTGCTGCGCGAGTCGCTCGCCGGGGCCGAGGGCCCCGCCTTCCGGCGCCGCTACGAGGAGCTCGTGGCGTGAGCGCCGCACGCCCCGCCTGGCGGCGCCAGCTCCGCGCCCTGCTGCTGAAGGACCTGCGGCTCGAGCTGAGGACGCGGGACACGGTCGTCGCCATGCTGCTTTTCGCGATCGTCGCGATGACCATCTTCCAGTTCGCCGTGGGGTCGCGCGGCGAGGACCTCACCCCCGCCGCCGGGGGGATCCTGTGGGCCGTGCTCGCCCTCACGGCGGTGCTCGGCGTCGGGCGCTCGTGGGTGCCGGAGCGGGAGCAGCGGGTGCTCGACGGCATCCTCGGCGCCCCCGTCCCCCGCGACGTCCTGATGGCGGCGAAGGCGGGGGCCATCTACGCCTACCTCCTGGCCGTCGAGATCGTCGCCGTGCCGGTGATGGCGCTGTTCTTCATCCGGGAGCCCGACCCCGTCGACCTGCTCCTGATCGGTGTCGTATGCCTCATTGCGAACGTCGGGATCGCGGTCCTCGGATCCCTGCTCGCCGTGCTCGCCCTCTTCGCCCGGGCGCGCGAGCTGCTCCTGCCGGTCCTGTTCCTCCCCTCCCTGCTGCCCGTCGTCATCGCCGCGGCGGGCGCGACGCACGCCGTCGCAGCGGGGACGAACGACCTCGCGGAGTACCGGGGCTACTGCCTGTTCCTCGGGGTGTATGCGGTAATCTTCGGGCTTGTGGCCTACGCGACGTACGAGCACGTCTTCGATGACTGACGCGCGTCCGTCCCGGCGTCTGGCGGTCACCGGCGGCGTGTCGGCGGCCCTCGTGCTGCTGGCGACCTACGGGGTGTTCTTCGTCGCGCCCGAGGACGCCGACCAGGGGATCATCCAGAAGATCTTCTACTTCCACGTGGCCATCGCCATCGTCGGCCTCGGCGCCTTCGGCGTCGCCGCGATCTACGGCATCCGCTACCTCCGCTCCCGCGACGAGCGCTTCGACGAGATCTCCTCGATCTCGATCGGCATCGGCCTCGCCTTCTCCGTCCTGGTGGTCATCACCGGGTCGATCTGGGCGAAGGCGTCGTGGGGCACCTGGTGGGTCTGGACCGACCCGCGCCTCGTGACGTTCCTGATCGTCCTGCTGCTCTACGCCGCCTACTTCGTGCTCCGGTCGTCGGCCGAGGGCGAGCGCCAGGCCCGGTACTCGGCCGTCTACTCGGTCGCCGCCTTCGCCTCCGTGCCGCTGTCGTTCTACTCGGTGCGCGTCGCGCGCTCGTTCGTGCACCCCGTCGTCTTCACCCAGAACGGGGCGGACATGCCGAACTCGATGCTGATCTGGTTCGTCGTGACGCTCCTCGCGACGGTCGGCGTCTTCCTGACCCTGCTGCAGATCGAGCTCGTCCAGCGCCGCGCCGACCGCGCGCTGCGCCGGGTCAAGGCGCGCCTGGAGGCGACGGCGTGAGCTCCGGCGGCGAGTACGTGGTCGCGGCGTACGGGGTCGTCCTCTTCGCCCTCCTCGTCTACGTCGTCGTGATCGGGCTCAAGTCGGCGCGCCAGGCGCGCGAGACGGAACTGCTCGCGAAGCTCATCGAGAGCCGGGCGGATGCCGAGGACGACGTCATGGACGCATTGGAGCCGGTGGACCGGTGACCCACGCGCCGGGATCCCCACGCCCCCTCTACCCGATGTTCGTCGACATCGGCGGCCGCCGCTGCCTCGTGGTGGGCGGCGGGACGATCGCGACCGACAAGGCCCGCAAGCTCGTCGAGCACGGCGCCGTCCTGCGCGTCGTGAGCCCCGACGTCACCGCCGAGCTGGCCGCCATGACCGCCGCCGGCGGCGCCGAGCACCGCGGCCGCACCTACCTGCCCGAGGACCTCGACGGCTGCACCCTGGCGTTCGCGGCGACCGACCGCGCCGACGTGAACCGCGCCGTCGCCGCCGACGCGCGGGAGCGGGGGATCCCCTGCAACGTCGCCGACGCCCCCGCCCGCGGCGACTTCACCGTCCCCTCCGTCGTGCGCCGCGGCGACCTCGCGATCGCCGTGTCGACCGGCGGGGCGAGCCCCGTCGTCGCCCGGCACGTCCGGCGGCGGATCGAGGAGGCCTACGGACCCGAGTGGGAGGCGCTGATCGCGTTGCTGCGCGACCTGCGCGGCGACCTCAAGGCCCGCCACCGCGACATGCCCGGCCGCCGGGCCGCGGTCGAGCGCCTGATGGAGTCCGACGTCCTGCGGCGCCTCGCCGAGGGCGACGACGACGGCGCCCGCGCGCTCGCGCGCCGCGTGCTCGACCTCGAGGGGGTGGCGGCGTGAACCTCCTCGTCCTCGGCCTCTCCCACAAGACCGCGCCGGTCGAGCAGCGCGAGAAGGCGGCGCTCTCCGACAGCGCCGCCCGCCAGATGCTCCGCGAGCTGATGGCCCACGGCACCGTCGACGAGGCCATCGCCCTCTCGACCTGCAACCGCACCGAGGTCTACGTCGGCACGCCCGACCCCCTCCGCGCCGAGGACGCCGTCGCCGCCGCGATCGTCGCCCACACCAAGATCTCCGGCGAGGAGCTCGCCTGCGCCCGCTACGTGCTGCGCGACGACCGCGCCGCCGCGCAGCTCTTCCGGGTGACGTCGAGCCTCGACTCGATGGTCATCGGAGAGAGCGAGATCCAGGGTCAGGTGCGCTCCGCCTGGGACCTCGCCGTCGAGGAGGGCAGCGCCGGCCCGCTCCTCAACCAGCTGTTCCGCCAGGCGATCGAGGTCGGCAAGAGCATCCGCACGCGCACGCGCATCGGGTCGGGGTCGTCGTCGGTCCCCGCCGTCGCGCTCGACCTGGCCGAGGACGTCCTGTCCGACCTGCCGGGCCGGCGGGTGCTGGTGATCGGCGCGGGCCGCATGGCCGAGGCGACGACCCTCGCCCTCATGCAGCACGGCGTCCGCGACGTCGTCGTCGCCAACCGGACCGTCGGGACCGCCCGCACCCTCGCCGAGCGCTTCGGGGGCCGCGGCGTGGGCTTCGACCGGATCGACGAGGAGCTGCGGGGCGCCGACATCGTCATCTCCTCGACCGACGCGCCCCACCCGATCCTCGGCCCCGACGAGATCTCCCCCGTCATGGCCGACCGCGCCGACCGGCCGATGGTCGTCGTCGACATCTCCGTCCCCCGCGACGTGGACGCCGCCGTCGCCGCGGTGCCCGGGGTCGCGCTCTACGACATCGACGACCTCGAGCGCGTCGTCGAGGCCAACATCAACGGCCGCCGCCTCGAGGCCGAGCGCGGCGAGGGCTTCGTCATCGGCGCCGTCCAGGGCTTCTCGGCGTGGCGCCGCGGCCTGTCCGCCACCCCCGCGATCACGTCGCTGCGCCAGCGCGCCGAGGCGATCCGCCGGGGCGAGCTCGAGCGGATCGAGAGCCAGTGGGACTCCCCGCTCACCGACGCCGACCGCGAGCGCCTCGAGGCCCTCACCAAGAGCATCGTCAACAAGCTCCTCCACGAGCCGACCGTACGCGTGAGGGCGGCCGCCGAGGGTGGCGACGGCGAGGCCCTGCGCCACCTCGAGAGCCTGCGTCACCTCTTCGGGCTCGAGGCGCAGACCGGCACGAACTAGCCGCCGTCCGCATCGTCATCGCCACGCGGCAGTCGCCGCTCGCCCTCGCCCAGACCGGCCTGGTGGCGGACGCCCTGCGCGCGGCCGGCCACACGCCGGAGCTGCTCGGGCTGACCACCACCGGCGACCGCTGGAGCGCATCCGGCACCGGCCCCGCCCCCGACAAGGGGCTGTTCGTGAAGGAGCTCGAGGAGGCCCTCCGCGACGGCCGCGCCGACGTGGCCGTCCACTCCGCGAAGGACCTCCCCGGCGAGCTGCCGGCGGGGCTCGCGGTGCTCGCCGTCCCCCCGCGGGAGGACCCCCGCGACGTGATCGTCGGCCCCGGCGACGGGCTCGACGGCCTGCCCGCCGGCGCGCGCGTCGCGACGGGCAGCCCGCGCCGCGCCGCGCAGGTGCTCGCCGCCCGCCCCGACCTCGTGATCGTCCCGATCCGCGGCAACGTCGGCACCCGCCTCGACAAGCTCGCCCGGGGCGACGCCGACGCCCTCGTGCTCGCCGCCGCGGGCCTCCGCCGCCTCGGCCTCGCGCCCGCCGGCATGGTGGCCCTGCCCGTCGCGGTCTCGACCCCCGCCCCTGGCCAGGGCCTGCTCGCCGTCGAGGGCCGCCCCGGCGCCCCCGCCGCCGCGGCCGCCGCGGCGGTGCTCGACGACGCCGACGCCCACGCGTGTCTGCGCGCCGAGCGCGCCGTCCTCGCGGCGCTCGGCGGCGGCTGCCTCGAACCGATCGGCGCCCTCTGCGAGGTCCACGCCGGCGGGCTGCGGATGACCGCCTTCGCGGGATCCGCCGACGGGTCCCGTGGCGAGCGCGTCGTCGTGGAGGGCCCGCGTGACGACCCCGAGGGGCTCGGGGCGGCCGCGGCGGAGCGCCTCGCGGGGGTCCGCCGGTGAGCGGGTTCGTCCACCTCGTCGGCGCGGGACCGGGCGACCCCGGCCTGCTGACCGTGGCGGGCCGGAGGGCCCTCGAGCGGGCGGAGGTCGTCGTCTACGACCGCCTCGGCACCGAGGAGCTGATGCCGCTCTGCCCGCCGGACGCGGTCCTGCTCAACGCGGGCAAGTCA
Proteins encoded in this region:
- a CDS encoding ester cyclase — translated: MTLTGAVARYHDAWNDHDAAACAGCFTPDGVRTWFVRPPGSAPGDPFPTFTGRPAIAEGIADFLQGVPDLVLEVDALSEGSDERVWTEWRVTGTLGAAWSDPAARGRTLDLVGVSVFRVAPGGLAEERVYWDSVLLTPGSERAFTA
- a CDS encoding helix-turn-helix transcriptional regulator; this translates as MLIGRDGERARLREVLADIRRGRGAAVVIRGEPGIGKTALLDDLRSAATGVRALSARGVESEASLAFAGLADVLRPVLDRRGALPPAQRTAIEAAMALGPPAVPDRFAAYAAALGLLEVVAAEAPLLVLVDDVHWLDVPSREALLFCARRLGDDPVAIVATSRRAPHDDLDIGGIDEIALGPLDEASSRRLLRAALPGADESLLRTLLDDAGGNPLALVELPRGLDEDERAGVRAPPRPPRAGEALVRSYRSLLARLPAPARRACLMVAISEDAGSSALDAALAREGGRREDLATAEAAGLVVIAGGTARMRHPVLRSVVRELATPAERRAAHRAIADALDPASDAEARAWHLAEATLGPDEEAAAALEQAAMAAAARTAYSAAAGALERAAALSRDPAAATARRLRATELAMAAGRPAWSLSLLEGARDGGAAATHLRGLVTLLAGDLDGAFRTLVEGARHEAARSPTAAAAMLADAVLTRTIAGDCHTALAVARQAFAIDPEGPTRVPSLVGYLAGTLVLRGQARAARPLLERFDVLTAEVDVTSPVGQMVVLSASWRGWLGDYEVTDARLDQWIDQGRASAAVGFLGFVLAFGCEMDFRLGRWGRARSRGEEALALLAETGQMGPSGYAAASLACVEGGLGLTDDARRRASETLEVAERLRVASAETYARAALGFASLGEGDPQRAVGDLARLEADTLRHGLAEPATVPWQPDLVEAYVRAGRVHDARRVLATLSEQAHRTGGVWALAVTHRCRGLIDDDLDRHFGEALRLHGRLPLPFDRARTELAYGARLRRAGRRTDARMHLERALAVFEDLGAQPWSRQAREEIAASGARLRPRAGGRPGEDLSPRELQIALAVAEGATNREVAGRLFLSEKTVERHLGSIYRKLGVRSRTELARHVATGALRR
- a CDS encoding UbiA-like polyprenyltransferase; its protein translation is MTTSPPEAAPRAAGLGLIPALLSFVRFSHTIFALPFALASAVLARLEVPAAATLGWILLAMVGARTLAMALNRVIDADIDAANPRTASRELPSGRLALGQVAGLCAVSLAMLLVAVSQLPEETWVLWPVPVAAFVLYPLAKRVTWACHLALGLTIGIAPMGAWLAVTGDLGAAPVMLGLGVALWIAGFDIIYALLDVDFDRSHGVHSVPARFGEARALWVTRGLHAGAIALLAAAGAAAGAGWWYAVGVALCALVLLYENAIVRPGDTRRVQAAFAQSNGLLAVVFLAFTLADVTL
- a CDS encoding ABC transporter ATP-binding protein — its product is MTGPPAELVRATGLVKRFGDRTAVDRVGLAVAGGECLAVLGPNGAGKSTLLRMVATLLRPEAGEVEVCGHPLPARANRARAEIGYLGHDPMVYLDLTARQNLELYADLFGLDDARDRVDRGLDRVGLLARSFDPVRTFSRGMAQRLGLARALLHEPRVLLLDEPYSGLDAAGARLLDAVLADLGDDRAAIIVTHEVERGVALAGSVLVMRAGRTVLRESLAGAEGPAFRRRYEELVA
- a CDS encoding heme exporter protein CcmB — protein: MSAARPAWRRQLRALLLKDLRLELRTRDTVVAMLLFAIVAMTIFQFAVGSRGEDLTPAAGGILWAVLALTAVLGVGRSWVPEREQRVLDGILGAPVPRDVLMAAKAGAIYAYLLAVEIVAVPVMALFFIREPDPVDLLLIGVVCLIANVGIAVLGSLLAVLALFARARELLLPVLFLPSLLPVVIAAAGATHAVAAGTNDLAEYRGYCLFLGVYAVIFGLVAYATYEHVFDD
- a CDS encoding cytochrome c biogenesis protein → MTDARPSRRLAVTGGVSAALVLLATYGVFFVAPEDADQGIIQKIFYFHVAIAIVGLGAFGVAAIYGIRYLRSRDERFDEISSISIGIGLAFSVLVVITGSIWAKASWGTWWVWTDPRLVTFLIVLLLYAAYFVLRSSAEGERQARYSAVYSVAAFASVPLSFYSVRVARSFVHPVVFTQNGADMPNSMLIWFVVTLLATVGVFLTLLQIELVQRRADRALRRVKARLEATA
- a CDS encoding precorrin-2 dehydrogenase/sirohydrochlorin ferrochelatase family protein — protein: MFVDIGGRRCLVVGGGTIATDKARKLVEHGAVLRVVSPDVTAELAAMTAAGGAEHRGRTYLPEDLDGCTLAFAATDRADVNRAVAADARERGIPCNVADAPARGDFTVPSVVRRGDLAIAVSTGGASPVVARHVRRRIEEAYGPEWEALIALLRDLRGDLKARHRDMPGRRAAVERLMESDVLRRLAEGDDDGARALARRVLDLEGVAA
- the hemA gene encoding glutamyl-tRNA reductase — encoded protein: MNLLVLGLSHKTAPVEQREKAALSDSAARQMLRELMAHGTVDEAIALSTCNRTEVYVGTPDPLRAEDAVAAAIVAHTKISGEELACARYVLRDDRAAAQLFRVTSSLDSMVIGESEIQGQVRSAWDLAVEEGSAGPLLNQLFRQAIEVGKSIRTRTRIGSGSSSVPAVALDLAEDVLSDLPGRRVLVIGAGRMAEATTLALMQHGVRDVVVANRTVGTARTLAERFGGRGVGFDRIDEELRGADIVISSTDAPHPILGPDEISPVMADRADRPMVVVDISVPRDVDAAVAAVPGVALYDIDDLERVVEANINGRRLEAERGEGFVIGAVQGFSAWRRGLSATPAITSLRQRAEAIRRGELERIESQWDSPLTDADRERLEALTKSIVNKLLHEPTVRVRAAAEGGDGEALRHLESLRHLFGLEAQTGTN
- the hemC gene encoding hydroxymethylbilane synthase; the protein is MATRQSPLALAQTGLVADALRAAGHTPELLGLTTTGDRWSASGTGPAPDKGLFVKELEEALRDGRADVAVHSAKDLPGELPAGLAVLAVPPREDPRDVIVGPGDGLDGLPAGARVATGSPRRAAQVLAARPDLVIVPIRGNVGTRLDKLARGDADALVLAAAGLRRLGLAPAGMVALPVAVSTPAPGQGLLAVEGRPGAPAAAAAAAVLDDADAHACLRAERAVLAALGGGCLEPIGALCEVHAGGLRMTAFAGSADGSRGERVVVEGPRDDPEGLGAAAAERLAGVRR